The following are from one region of the Jeongeupia sp. USM3 genome:
- a CDS encoding AbiJ-NTD4 domain-containing protein produces MQSFSQRKGLKPVSEIIQADSMNSDLRNSIWNALDVALWSTTGFLWKQYGVPGMEPLSRALWFNHFKKPLDSRPDSKQRVLAALRKYFFECEWFEAYDFLEFILKFYEHSNSRLIDFVNGILERELSAYRFVSGHLSDITDAQELAMLNDALLDSRFAGTTAHLQRGFELYADRERPDYRNSIKESISAVESMARIVAESPKATLADALKAIEKRGALHPALKDGFVKLYGYTSDEGGIRHAMLDEPNLTQSDARYFLLSCTSFINYLKAQLV; encoded by the coding sequence ATGCAGTCATTTAGCCAGCGAAAAGGTCTGAAGCCAGTTTCGGAAATCATCCAAGCTGATTCTATGAACAGCGACCTTCGCAATTCGATTTGGAATGCCCTAGACGTTGCACTCTGGTCAACGACGGGATTTCTTTGGAAACAGTACGGTGTCCCTGGAATGGAGCCACTGAGCAGGGCGCTCTGGTTCAATCACTTTAAAAAGCCGCTGGACTCGCGGCCTGATAGCAAGCAGCGGGTACTGGCGGCGCTTCGCAAGTATTTCTTTGAATGTGAGTGGTTCGAAGCATATGACTTTCTTGAATTCATCCTCAAATTTTACGAACATTCAAATTCACGTCTGATCGATTTTGTGAACGGCATACTTGAACGAGAACTATCCGCCTATCGCTTTGTTTCGGGTCATTTGTCTGACATCACAGACGCCCAAGAACTCGCGATGTTGAACGACGCCCTCTTGGATTCACGATTTGCCGGAACCACGGCACATCTCCAGAGAGGGTTCGAGTTGTATGCTGATCGCGAAAGACCCGATTACAGAAATTCGATCAAAGAGTCTATTTCTGCAGTTGAGAGTATGGCTAGGATTGTTGCCGAGAGCCCGAAGGCAACGCTGGCCGATGCTCTCAAAGCAATCGAGAAACGCGGGGCGTTACATCCAGCATTGAAGGACGGTTTCGTCAAGCTCTATGGTTATACAAGCGACGAAGGCGGTATCCGTCATGCCATGCTCGATGAACCGAATCTCACGCAATCGGACGCGCGCTATTTTCTGTTGTCGTGTACTTCGTTCATCAATTACCTGAAAGCACAACTGGTGTGA
- a CDS encoding DsbC family protein: protein MKLTRITKSLAVIGMVALTACSAQADSKTDVKQIRDKLAPTLQGREITAVNPSPIKGVYEVVIANRQIVYTDAKANFVIVGDMVDVAKKESVTERRMAELMKTDFSKLPLDQAIKEVRGNGARKLAVFSDPDCPFCKRLEQESLKGVDNVTIYTFLFPLNIHPDAERKSKLMWCADDKAAAWSNFMNNGKLPEGKADCANPIEKNLALGESLGITGTPALIFGNGRIVSGAIPRQQIEQLLDGK, encoded by the coding sequence ATGAAGTTGACCCGCATCACCAAGAGTCTGGCCGTCATCGGCATGGTCGCCCTGACCGCGTGCTCGGCACAGGCCGACAGCAAAACCGACGTGAAGCAGATCCGCGACAAGCTGGCGCCGACGCTGCAGGGGCGCGAGATCACCGCGGTGAACCCGAGCCCGATCAAGGGCGTGTACGAAGTGGTGATCGCCAACCGCCAGATCGTCTACACCGACGCCAAGGCCAACTTCGTCATCGTCGGCGACATGGTTGACGTGGCCAAGAAGGAAAGCGTCACCGAGCGCCGCATGGCCGAACTGATGAAGACCGACTTCAGCAAGCTGCCGCTGGATCAGGCGATCAAGGAAGTGCGCGGCAACGGCGCGCGCAAGCTGGCGGTGTTCTCCGACCCGGACTGCCCGTTCTGCAAGCGGCTCGAGCAGGAAAGCCTGAAGGGTGTCGACAATGTCACCATCTACACCTTCCTGTTCCCGCTCAACATCCACCCGGACGCCGAGCGCAAGTCGAAGCTGATGTGGTGTGCCGACGACAAGGCGGCCGCATGGAGCAACTTCATGAACAACGGCAAGCTGCCGGAAGGCAAGGCCGATTGCGCCAACCCGATCGAGAAGAACCTGGCGCTGGGCGAATCGCTCGGCATCACCGGCACGCCGGCGCTGATCTTCGGCAACGGCCGCATCGTCTCCGGCGCGATTCCGCGCCAACAGATCGAACAGCTGCTCGACGGCAAGTAA
- a CDS encoding MOSC domain-containing protein: MPTLSALYRYPVKSIHGEALTHSAIGPTGLPDDRAWLVADRNGRFMTGRDWPQLVRVRADVGTTSLTLNAPGMPTLTVPRAAFDSAHPAQVWKDEFGAWHGPLEADRWLSGYLGTEARLLYTGDESQRRVKHHPDIPLSFADGYPLLLIGEASRRQLSDWAGQDFAMARFRPNLVVDGFDAFAEDGWTRIRIGDVVLRMVKPCTRCVFTTVDPDTGEKSADQEPLRTLAKRRKGEGGVLFGQNVIAETAGEIAVGMPVEVLA, translated from the coding sequence ATGCCGACCCTGAGCGCACTGTACCGTTACCCGGTGAAATCGATCCACGGCGAAGCCCTGACGCACAGCGCGATCGGCCCGACCGGCCTGCCCGACGACCGCGCCTGGCTGGTCGCCGACCGCAACGGCCGCTTCATGACCGGACGCGACTGGCCGCAACTGGTTCGCGTCCGCGCCGACGTCGGCACCACGAGCCTGACGCTGAACGCGCCGGGCATGCCGACGCTGACCGTCCCCCGCGCGGCGTTCGATAGCGCGCATCCGGCGCAGGTGTGGAAGGACGAATTCGGCGCCTGGCACGGCCCGCTCGAGGCCGATCGCTGGCTGTCCGGCTATCTCGGCACCGAGGCGCGGCTGCTGTACACCGGCGACGAGAGCCAGCGCCGGGTCAAGCACCATCCGGACATCCCGCTGTCGTTTGCCGACGGCTACCCGCTGCTGCTGATCGGCGAGGCCTCGCGCCGGCAGTTGTCCGACTGGGCCGGCCAGGATTTCGCGATGGCGCGCTTCCGCCCCAATCTCGTCGTCGACGGCTTTGATGCCTTCGCCGAAGACGGCTGGACACGCATCCGCATCGGCGACGTGGTGCTGCGCATGGTCAAGCCATGCACGCGCTGCGTGTTCACGACGGTCGACCCGGACACCGGGGAGAAATCGGCCGATCAGGAGCCGCTGCGCACGCTGGCCAAGCGCCGCAAGGGCGAAGGCGGCGTGCTGTTCGGCCAGAACGTCATCGCCGAAACGGCCGGCGAGATCGCCGTCGGCATGCCGGTCGAAGTGCTGGCCTGA
- a CDS encoding DNA internalization-related competence protein ComEC/Rec2 has protein sequence MLSCLILIAFVTGVCALQALPVLPPLWQPLFVASLAMVPLGSVRWRPLAMLVLAVCAGFGYADLRARWRLADRLPAALEQQSVVADGHIAGLPQQNRYGWRFTLVVEHSDPPGLPERVQVSSYGDRLQPRTGERWRLTLRPKRPHGLANPGGFDLERWLLTEGIGATASVKAAERLPGHAWQAGVDRLRDALRDRLHRQLGDAPYAGVIVALAIGDQGGVPKDQWQRFAATGVTHLISVSGLHITLWATLLGGLVNLGWRRVPWLAARVPAQRAALAAGVLAALGYSVLSGLSVPTQRTLLMLLIAAAGLWRGRSGTPLVTWLVALAAVVLFDPFSVLSVGFWLSFLTVGALLYGCAATLGEAPRWHGWIGAQWVATLASFPVLALVFQQLPLVSPLANAVAIPLVSMVVTPLALAGVLDPTGSLPWLAERAFALTDRYLQLCAQAPVLTVAAPPAWAWLPAALGVVLWLSPRGLPGRLYAPVLLLPLLAPPAATLEHGTFRATVIDVGQGLAVLVQTRSHTLLYDTGPPGASDRALLPALRALGIRRIDTLTVSHDDNDHSGGAEAVLQALAVGQLHSTLPPGHPARAAATMHRDCSAGQTWTWDGVRFDVLWPAAGLAAASDNARSCTLRIRSAADRTLLLPGDIGRHEEAGLVSQGLSPADIVVAPHHGSRSSSSQALVDATAPHWVVFSSGYLNRFRHPHPHVVERYAGAGSTILRTDQDGAVTFDVGSGLSVHRWRAGHRRYWSAGAGGQLSLNSGPAD, from the coding sequence GTGCTTTCCTGCCTGATCCTCATCGCCTTCGTCACCGGTGTCTGCGCGCTGCAGGCGCTTCCCGTGCTACCGCCGCTGTGGCAGCCGCTGTTCGTCGCCTCGCTGGCGATGGTCCCGCTCGGCTCGGTGCGCTGGCGCCCGCTTGCCATGCTGGTGCTGGCCGTCTGCGCCGGCTTTGGCTACGCCGACCTGCGCGCCCGGTGGCGGCTGGCCGATCGCCTGCCGGCGGCGCTCGAGCAGCAGAGCGTCGTCGCCGACGGCCATATCGCCGGTCTGCCGCAGCAAAACCGCTACGGCTGGCGATTTACCCTCGTCGTCGAACACAGCGATCCGCCAGGGCTGCCCGAACGCGTCCAGGTCAGCAGCTACGGCGACCGGCTGCAGCCACGTACCGGCGAGCGCTGGCGGCTGACGCTCAGGCCGAAGCGCCCGCACGGCCTGGCCAACCCCGGCGGCTTCGATCTGGAGCGCTGGCTGCTGACCGAGGGAATCGGCGCAACCGCCAGCGTCAAAGCTGCCGAGCGCCTGCCCGGTCACGCCTGGCAGGCCGGCGTCGACCGGCTGCGCGACGCCTTGCGCGACCGCCTGCACCGCCAGCTCGGCGACGCGCCGTATGCCGGCGTGATCGTCGCGCTGGCGATCGGCGATCAGGGCGGCGTGCCGAAGGACCAGTGGCAGCGCTTTGCCGCAACCGGTGTCACCCACCTGATCAGCGTCTCGGGGCTGCACATCACGCTGTGGGCAACGCTGCTCGGCGGTCTGGTCAACCTCGGCTGGCGCCGCGTGCCCTGGCTGGCCGCACGCGTTCCGGCGCAACGCGCGGCGCTGGCCGCCGGCGTGCTCGCCGCGCTCGGCTACAGCGTGCTGTCCGGCCTGAGCGTGCCGACGCAGCGCACCCTGCTGATGCTGCTGATCGCCGCCGCCGGGCTCTGGCGCGGCCGCAGCGGAACGCCGCTGGTGACCTGGCTGGTCGCACTGGCAGCGGTCGTGCTGTTCGATCCGTTCTCGGTGCTGTCGGTCGGCTTCTGGCTGTCCTTCCTCACCGTCGGCGCCCTGCTCTACGGCTGTGCCGCGACGCTCGGCGAGGCGCCGCGCTGGCACGGCTGGATCGGCGCGCAATGGGTTGCCACGCTGGCGAGCTTCCCGGTACTTGCGCTGGTGTTCCAGCAACTGCCGCTGGTGTCGCCGCTTGCCAATGCCGTGGCGATTCCGCTGGTCAGCATGGTCGTCACGCCGCTGGCACTGGCCGGCGTGCTCGATCCGACCGGCAGCCTGCCGTGGCTGGCCGAGCGCGCGTTCGCGCTGACCGACCGCTACCTGCAGCTGTGCGCCCAAGCGCCGGTGCTGACGGTGGCGGCACCGCCGGCGTGGGCGTGGCTGCCGGCGGCGCTCGGCGTCGTGCTGTGGCTGTCGCCCCGCGGCCTGCCGGGCCGGCTGTATGCGCCGGTGCTGTTGCTGCCGCTGCTCGCGCCACCGGCGGCAACGCTTGAACACGGCACATTCCGCGCAACGGTGATCGACGTCGGCCAGGGCCTGGCGGTGCTGGTACAGACGCGCTCGCACACCCTGCTGTACGACACCGGGCCGCCGGGCGCGAGCGACCGTGCGCTGCTGCCGGCGCTGCGCGCGCTCGGCATCCGGCGGATCGACACGCTGACCGTGTCACACGACGACAACGACCATAGCGGCGGCGCCGAGGCGGTGTTGCAGGCGCTGGCCGTCGGACAGCTGCATTCGACGCTGCCACCGGGCCATCCGGCGCGCGCAGCCGCCACGATGCACCGCGACTGCAGCGCCGGGCAGACGTGGACCTGGGACGGCGTGCGTTTCGACGTGCTCTGGCCGGCGGCCGGGCTGGCCGCGGCCAGCGACAATGCGAGAAGCTGCACCCTGCGCATCCGCAGTGCGGCGGACCGCACGCTGCTGCTGCCCGGCGACATCGGCCGCCACGAGGAAGCCGGCCTCGTGTCGCAAGGGCTTTCGCCGGCCGACATCGTCGTCGCACCGCATCACGGCAGCCGTTCGTCATCGTCGCAAGCGCTGGTCGACGCGACAGCGCCGCACTGGGTGGTGTTTTCCAGCGGCTACCTGAACCGCTTCCGCCATCCGCACCCGCACGTCGTCGAACGCTACGCCGGTGCCGGCAGTACGATCCTGCGCACCGACCAGGACGGCGCGGTCACCTTCGACGTCGGCAGCGGCCTAAGCGTGCATCGCTGGCGTGCCGGGCACCGCCGTTACTGGTCGGCCGGGGCCGGCGGGCAACTGTCACTGAACAGCGGCCCCGCCGACTGA
- a CDS encoding UbiH/UbiF family hydroxylase: MHYDADILIIGGGLVGTALAAALAPGGHSVLLLEGRTPQTEAPSAQWDNRVYAISRASEKLLREIGAWQRLDIDRIQPVSQMRITGDDGRSGLKFDALDAGIDALTTILESGNLQAALWQTALAAPNVGVLAPAEPTAFAHDADGVTVSLADGRVLRARLAVGADGASSWLRRSAGIDSTARAYEQWGVVANFETERPHYGVARQWFFDDGILAWLPLAGKRISIVWSCVEARKDELLALPAAELDARVAAAGGRALGELRCITPAAAFPLRLTHVRELVREGVALVGDAAHTVHPLAGQGVNLGFGDVAELAKLLAATETRLLGDRLNLRRYELARREAIYLMQGACDGLQKLFNNRNPILKTLRNAGLGLTDSLPWIKQQLIRHAMDA; this comes from the coding sequence ATGCATTACGACGCAGATATCCTGATCATCGGCGGTGGCCTTGTCGGAACCGCACTGGCCGCGGCACTGGCGCCGGGCGGGCATTCGGTGCTGCTGCTCGAAGGCCGTACGCCGCAGACCGAGGCGCCGAGCGCGCAGTGGGACAACCGTGTCTACGCGATCAGCCGCGCCAGCGAGAAGCTGCTGCGCGAGATCGGCGCGTGGCAACGGCTCGACATCGACCGAATCCAGCCGGTTTCGCAGATGCGGATCACCGGCGACGACGGCCGCAGCGGGCTGAAGTTCGATGCACTCGATGCCGGCATCGACGCGCTGACGACGATCCTCGAAAGCGGCAATCTGCAGGCCGCGCTGTGGCAGACCGCGCTGGCGGCGCCGAATGTCGGCGTTCTGGCGCCGGCCGAGCCGACCGCGTTTGCCCACGACGCCGACGGTGTTACCGTCTCGCTCGCCGATGGCCGCGTGCTGCGCGCCCGGCTCGCGGTCGGTGCCGACGGCGCCAGCTCGTGGCTGCGCCGCAGCGCCGGGATCGACAGCACCGCACGCGCGTACGAACAGTGGGGCGTCGTCGCCAATTTCGAGACCGAGCGGCCGCACTATGGCGTCGCACGGCAATGGTTCTTCGACGACGGCATCCTCGCCTGGCTGCCGCTGGCCGGCAAGCGCATCTCGATCGTCTGGTCGTGCGTCGAGGCGCGCAAGGATGAACTTCTGGCGCTGCCGGCAGCCGAACTCGACGCCAGGGTGGCCGCGGCCGGTGGTCGGGCGCTGGGCGAGCTGCGCTGCATCACGCCGGCGGCGGCATTCCCGCTGCGGCTGACGCATGTGCGCGAACTCGTGCGCGAAGGCGTGGCGCTGGTCGGCGACGCCGCGCACACGGTGCATCCGCTGGCCGGGCAGGGGGTCAACCTCGGTTTCGGCGACGTGGCCGAGCTGGCGAAGCTGCTGGCGGCCACCGAGACGCGACTGCTCGGTGACCGGCTCAACCTGCGCCGTTACGAGCTGGCGCGGCGCGAAGCGATTTACCTGATGCAGGGCGCGTGCGACGGCCTGCAGAAGCTGTTCAACAACCGCAACCCGATTTTGAAAACGCTGCGAAACGCCGGGCTGGGCCTGACCGATTCGCTTCCCTGGATCAAGCAGCAGTTGATACGCCACGCGATGGACGCGTGA